The Solanum pennellii chromosome 11, SPENNV200 sequence TAGCCAAACTTCTGTGAACTTGTGATGTTACAAAATCTTCAGCTAGTGTATTTTTGTGGAACATCTATGAAATGAATTATAGGGAAGTAAAGAGCATTTCTGTGACATGATTTGGTATGAAAAGGGGCTGAAAAGAGCAgaataaacaaattttaaaaggaGTTTTATAGCCGGCCTCAACTTATTTGGGAATGAGCGTAGTTGATTAATGGATCAATTGATTCTTTCAGATTTGAACCTCAGAAAGAATGCATGCTGTTAAGttgagttcttttttttttgttggccTTTCATTTTAAAACCAGTCTCTCAGACTTGAAGTTTGTCCAGCCAGTAGTTAAGATTCAGTCTAAGCACTCTCCTAtctggtttgcgagctattgcataggagcagGGTTTTACGCTGTGCGTACCcaaaagggtagcggctgcgggtttccctttgtcgtcaaaaagaaaaagaaaaaaaaaagattcagtCTAAGCACAGATCATTACGCAGATAATGTTAATTTAATAGCTGTGTGGTTGATGATTTTTAGCGAATGATTATCTGAGGATTCATATATCTGGACAACTATGTTTTAGTCGTGGAATAGTTGGTTTTCTTGATAACGATAAGTCTTTCATTCTTTATATGATGTTCAGTCTTCTATATTACCCTAATATGTTCTCTGGTGAAAACATAGCTCATACTTTCTGTTTCTTACTCTACAGTGTGATTCCGTCTCAACAACAGCTAACACTCTAGTAGGGTATGTAAATTGCTCGAGTAGCATTACATTTAATGTTACTAGGGGATCTTGGACGTCCAATTATCCATCCAAGAAATGGACGTTGCATTCAACAGCTACTGACAATATAGTATTAactgaagaagagaagaaaacatGGAACGATAGCAGACAAGCTCTTTCTGCATTGAAATTTAGCCCAGAGGAAGAAGACAAAATATTAGGAAAAGCATTTGGCCACATACATTCGCCTTACTGGTATGAAGAACGGAAGAAAGAGGTTCCACGACTAGAAGTTGTGAACGAGATACTGGATTATCTAAGGAGTTTAAGCCTTACTGATGATGATCTCACTAAACTTGTCAAGAAATTCCCAGAAGTTCTTGGATGTAGCCTTGAAGATGAAATGAAAACCAATGTCGAAATTCTGGCAAAACAATGGGGAATTGAAGGTAAAACTCTGAGAAATTTGCTTCTTCGAAATCCAAAAGTTTTAGGCTACAATGTCGATTGCAAAGGTGATTGTGTGGCTAAATGCACTCGCTGTTGGGCTCGATTCTAGCTGCATTCTTGTGTTTCATCCTCTATACTTTTCTTTATGTATAACTTTCGTCAACCATTGTATCTAATTATTCAATATCGAAAGTAAATTTATACAATATCGGATTTCTGTATTGCACTGATATGTGACTCAAGTTTAGATCACAAAGGATGTTACAGAGacaatgaaatgaaaaaaatcagaGCAATTTTTATAACTGTGATTTCATTTCttggtttttgattttttgaagttgttGTATACCAAACCAAGCGTTTCTTTTAAGTTTGGTTCGACTcgattttttctatttttttatgtcCAAATTGGATAAGTTATATTGACTTGATTCATCTATACACATATTTACagtttttcaaatttatgattGAGGAATGAATAACAAATCTAAGACCCAAATCCCACTAAAAATATTTGCAATAGCTTTTTTAACTCTACGATTTTAAAAACAgaatttaaaaggaaaagttGTGTCACAATGATTAATGAGTCTAGCAATTATAAATGCAGattgaacataaattaaaataagatgcAAAATGGTTATAAGAGTTTCTAGGAAAATGATTTTCTCATGTTAAAATATCTTTGAGGGGTGGCTCAACAATCAACCTAGTAAAACATTTGCCTCGaaaaatttttatattgaattttttgattttaatttcatGTAAAACAATATTACAGAATTTACGTAAAACTAAATAAAGAAAGAATActtacttttattaaaaaaatattttagaattttgaattaaataacttaaattgtatattaatataaatatttttttacattaatatCAAGGTAATGTATGGAAAAAATTGTTAACTAGAATTGATCTTTactttataaataatatcattACTAGGtgaaattaaagattttatgTCTCTTAAAAATACTacactaaaactaaaactaagtgtatgataacaaaaaaatcttaaactattattcttattatgtatatatattccAGTTATCTTAGtaaaatttagatttaaatcattaattttAGTGAGACACCTTTGCCCTTACTTATGTACTGGAAAAAAATTAGGACATATTGGTAGAGTATTTGTTGAACGACAATGAATAAAAGGTCAGTAATGTACATACACACATCATTTTgacattatatttatgattacaTAATACTTAGATAACAACAATGATCATCCTGTTGCGAGagatttcatttcatcttttcaAAAAAAGCAATGACTGTACATAATTATAGCAAGTTGAGGTTGATGTTTTTGCGAAAACTTTCTAGGAAATCAGACTTGAGAATAAGAATGAAAGATTTTAGTTGATTctatttttatacataattaagaaaattgaacTAAAATCACACGTACACAAATACTTTTGATTGGAAAGTTAATGCATTTTCAATTGTCATGTTCATTGCATTATGAGGCAACATATGAAGGTTGGTGATCTCTCctatttttgtctatttttgtCAGGGACAATTGATATCTGCATACAACTCAgactatatattattttcatataaaagcGGAAGAGAGAGCCATCATGTTTAGCTTATAATTTGTTTCAGCTTTGCATTTATTTAAAGGTCTAGTTACTAGTCACTCCAAATTTTATAAGATTAAATAGAAACATATAGTAAAAGAGTTCATGCCTAGGCAAAGTTGACAAAATACCAGCGAAAAGTGTGTGAAATCCCTCTGTCACGATTTAGGGGCAATCCTATATGTAACATGACATACAAGAGCTGAGAGGCTTCATATAAGCCACTTAGCATTCACAATCaagataatagaaaattaataagatttcaaatatttcaaacataACCAAAGTTTTATAAAACGAAGCGCAAGTCTAATACACTTGTctcaaaaatcatatattactaTAGAATCTCGGGACACAACCCATCCAACAATGTTTGaaactaaaacaaaaagaatataagCAAAATAGTGGCCAAATCCTCGAATTCTATGAGGACTCTCCAATCTTCAACTTTGCCTCTACTATAGATCCTAGCCACGAGGATGAGAGTCGGGAATGCCGGACCCTACATTTGGATAAGAAATATAGGCAAGagtatgcgttagtacaaaaatgTACTAACTATGATAACTTGCATGAACATAATAAATGAGTTAGacaacataattcataaagcATAATCAATGCATATAATAGATCATCTCAACATTTACGAGTACTTCTTGAAGTAACCTCAACTTATACTTAGTCAAGACATGGATAATCCTCCAATAGTCATACTTATCATGGAAGGCAAACTCAAGCAACAATCCAACCGCATCACCTGTCATAACATATCCTATCTTATCTTTTAAAGACATGGGGAATCGTTTCTTGTCTTACTATAAGGGAACACGGGTAATCGCCTCTAGCCCTTCTTACCTTGGGATCATGGGTAGTTACCTCTTGTACAACATACTTTAGGATCATAGGTATTCGCCTCTAGTCCATTCATTATGTAACATGTGTATTCACCTCCTTTCTTTCTATCATAGGACATAAGTACTCGCTTCTTGTCTATTACTTAGTTCCTAATCTtagattcattttaggtgagcAATACTTTCAGCCTAGAATAATTCAATGTGAGAAAGCCTTTCAGattcatacataagaaaatTATGCAGGAAATATTTCTTCCACAACAATTACATCAATAATCATCAACTCACAACATATGCTTCACTCTCAAAGTAATTCATAATGTACCTTATTTAACCTATAAGAATATACATAAATCCATATATTCTCCTTTCATAAAGTAAAACTCATTTACATCAATTTCTCTTTAGAAACACGGGTTAAGCATGGATAcatataaattcatcataaaagaATGTAATCCTCTCAATTTATgcattataaatcataattcaatcaattcaATCAACATTCATAAAGACCCACAACTTAGAAGAAAATTCTAATTCAAGTTGGGGAATTTCTACTTTTCAATTGGAGAACTTAGGGCTCCATAGATGCAAGGATCCAATGGATGAAAGCCATGAATAATGGGTACTTGACCTTGAGCCCTAGCTTcaacccttcttcttcttcaagttatAGAGAGAGAAGTATTTGAGAGGGAAGAACttgatattgttattatttaggGATTTAAGGGAATCCCTTTTAAATTTTGGGGAAATTTGAGGTAAAAATCTTATATAGATCTTTAGATGAAGGGTAATATGACATggtatcaaattaaaataatctaaaagaCCCAGAAGTACCTGACTTAAAAATTAGAATTGAGACCCGCTAAAGCTCGGTAAGTGCCACTCGGCACCTCACCGAGTGAGCCTTTAGCTCACTGAAAGTTACAGTGAGTCGACTCCTAGACCAAGTCAATTAGGCGATGAGGGACTCAATTTGGTGATTCGCTGAATGGAATGGTGAGCTCGATCCAACTCGCCT is a genomic window containing:
- the LOC107002873 gene encoding uncharacterized protein LOC107002873 produces the protein MLGKSFATPVLTFNSASCFSSPGCDSVSTTANTLVGYVNCSSSITFNVTRGSWTSNYPSKKWTLHSTATDNIVLTEEEKKTWNDSRQALSALKFSPEEEDKILGKAFGHIHSPYWYEERKKEVPRLEVVNEILDYLRSLSLTDDDLTKLVKKFPEVLGCSLEDEMKTNVEILAKQWGIEGKTLRNLLLRNPKVLGYNVDCKGDCVAKCTRCWARF